A stretch of the Capsicum annuum cultivar UCD-10X-F1 chromosome 10, UCD10Xv1.1, whole genome shotgun sequence genome encodes the following:
- the LOC107844327 gene encoding uncharacterized protein LOC107844327: MVFGKEFNFPIELEHKALCVLKRLNMNFEEASEKRVTKLHELKDFGLKAYEISALYKEKIKKWHDARIFRCKFHVGESVLLYNSHLKLFDGKLRSKRSGPFVISNVYLSSAIELEDHERKKFVVNGQRVKHCNMEDPMVAKVEFFYFKDATW; encoded by the coding sequence ATGGTGTTTGGAAAGGAATTTAATTTTCCCATCGAGCTTGAGCATAAGGCCTTGTGTGTGTTAAAGAGATTGAACATGAATTTTGAAGAAGCCTCCGAGAAGAGAGTTACAAAACTCCACGAGTTGAAAGATTTTGGACTCAAGGCTTATGAGATCTCCGCATTgtataaagagaaaataaagaaatggcaTGATGCTCGAATATTTAGATGCAAATTCCATGTCGGAGAGAGTGTACTCCTTTACAATTCTCATTTGAAACTTTTTGATGGGAAGCTTCGTTCTAAAAGGTCGGGACCATTTGTGATTTCTAATGTCTACCTTAGTAGTGCCATTGAATTGgaagatcatgaaagaaagaagtTTGTAGTGAATGGTCAAAGGGTGAAGCACTGTAATATGGAAGATCCTATGGTGGCCAAGgtggaatttttttatttcaaagatGCCACATGGTGA